A window of Drosophila subobscura isolate 14011-0131.10 chromosome E, UCBerk_Dsub_1.0, whole genome shotgun sequence contains these coding sequences:
- the LOC117892554 gene encoding cytochrome b5 reductase 4, with translation MTDLPHKSTTSNSLLGPPQTVPLPRASAGLQLPTTMPQKLNSKSGSSGSATGNPRNKCALKPGYSLMSWIRLCNSGADLSGTNGRVVPVTRSELAQHNKVTDAWMAIRGRVFNVTRYMEFHPGGVDELLRGVGRDATALFDEVHAWVNYPQLLGKCYIGPLKENAPGPLTAADPLTIDTRDSKPVEIVPRFDWIQQRSELTLFFYTRSFTNPGLFVRRKDSQQLVARVLLENSGHTFDFQLAGKVEWPPKAVRVGAETGKIELVLAKEEPSPWTSYGTHTSRKLDSLDIQEETYEYEVLEANDFNQDSFELSLQSVQKEILMVLPVGHHLNIQVPVDGDVIQRSYTPVDHNYLQTETNSLASSVCLHFLIKRYTNGPVSSYLHRLQPGSRVHLSSPRGGFMLSELTANRNILLLAAGSGLTPILSLIPHLLKRNTNRIESLHLFYFNKTEADIWLREKLQNLQAQDERFNCTHILSQAEEQPQRISSELLAPLFKEKQPDRCTYAAICGPSPFNTAAVDVLKSLNVMPNQMHVFRG, from the exons ATGACCGACTTACCGCACAAATCAACCACCAGCAACTCGCTGCTTGGGCCGCCACAGACAGTGCCTTTACCGAGAGCCTCTGCCGGCCTTCAACTGCCCACCACAATGCCCCAAAAGCTGAACTCCAAATCCGGTAGTTCGGGCTCAGCGACAGGGAATCCGCGGAACAAATGTGCTCTAAAGCCAGGCTACTCATTGATGAGCTGGATACGGCTGTGCAATTCTGGAGCAGACCTCTCGGGGACAAATGGACGGGTGGTTCCAGTTACCAGAAGCGAGTTGGCCCAGCACAACAAGGTTACTGATGCCTGGATGGCCATTCGCGGAAGAGTGTTCAATGTAACTCGATACATGGAATTTCATCCGGGCGGTGTGGATGAGCTACTGCGTGGAGTTGGCCGAGATGCTACAGCATTGTTCGACGAAGTCCATGCCTGGGTAAACTATCCACAGCTGCTGGGAAAATGCTACATAGGACCATTAAAGGAGAATGCCCCTGGGCCATTGACGGCGGCTGATCCTCTTACGATAGACACACGGGACTCAAAGCCGGTGGAGATTGTTCCACGCTTCGATTGGATACAGCAAAGAAGCGAACTAACCCTATTCTTCTATACTCGAAGCTTTACCAATCCCGGATTGTTTGTGAGAAGGAAAGACtcgcagcagctggtggcgcGTGTTTTGCTAGAGAACAGCGGGCACACGTTTGACTTTCAGCTGGCGGGCAAGGTAGAGTGGCCACCGAAGGCCGTGCGAGTCGGCGCTGAGACTGGAAAGATTGAGTTGGTCTTGGCTAAGGAAGAGCCATCTCCTTGGACTTCTTACGGCACGCACACGTCAAGGAAACTTGATTCCCTAGACATACAAGAAGAAACGTATGAATACGAGGTTTTAGAAGCTAACGATTTCAATCAGGACTCTTTTGAGCTGAGCTTACAGAGCGTTCAGAAGGAGATACTAATGGTCCTACCAGTGGGCcatcatttaaatatacaaGTCCCTGTGGATGGTGATGTCATCCAGCGAAGCTATACGCCAGTCGATCACAATTATTTGCAAACCGAAACGAACTCTCTGGCGAGTTCTGTGTGCTTGCACTTTCTGATTAAGCGATATACTAACGGGCCTGTCTCAAGTTACTTACATCGACTGCAACCAGGATCTAGGGTCCATTTAAGCTCGCCTCGCGGCGGTTTCATGCTCTCCGAACTAACCGCGAATCGAAACATTCTTCTACTGGCGGCTGGAAGCGGTCTTACACCTATTTTAAGTCTGATACCCCATCTACTAAAGCGGAACACAAATCGCAT CGAATCCCTGCACCTGTTTTACTTTAACAAAACTGAAGCGGACATCTGGCTGAGGGAGAAACTGCAGAATCTGCAAGCCCAGGACGAGCGCTTCAACTGCACCCACATACTGTCccaggcggaggagcagccgcaacGAATATCGTCCGAGCTCCTGGCTCCCCTGTTCAAGGAAAAGCAGCCGGATAGATGTACTTATGCGGCGATTTGTGGACCCAGCCCCTTCAACACTGCTGCCGTCGATGTACTGAAGAGTCTGAATGTAATGCCGAATCAGATGCATGTCTTTCGCGGATAA